From a single Streptomyces sp. NBC_00237 genomic region:
- a CDS encoding LLM class F420-dependent oxidoreductase — protein MTTGVALSATDAENQIDATVQLAREAEAAGLKSAWFGQTFGPDSPQLAAIVGREVTGLHVGTSAIPVFGRHPLLVSSQAQTAQAATHGRYHLGLALGTKLLTEKGFGIPYERPIARLREFLTALRQLTDTGNADFHGELLTATTPISARVPGAEGGVPLLVAAMGPQALRVSGELADGILPYLAGPRALSEHIVPAVTSAAEAAGRPAPRIVALVYGVVTDDADAVREKAAEQLSFYEQFPSYARAIELSGGQRAVDVAVIGDEEEVAAEVRRYRDAGATEVVFAGTEIAGEADRRRTWALLGELAG, from the coding sequence CTACCGGAGTAGCGCTCAGCGCGACCGACGCCGAAAACCAGATCGATGCCACCGTGCAGCTCGCGCGCGAGGCCGAGGCCGCCGGACTGAAGTCGGCCTGGTTCGGACAGACCTTCGGTCCGGACTCACCCCAACTCGCGGCGATCGTGGGGCGGGAGGTGACAGGGCTGCACGTGGGCACCTCGGCGATTCCCGTCTTCGGCCGCCACCCGCTCCTGGTCTCCAGCCAGGCCCAGACCGCCCAGGCGGCCACGCACGGCCGGTACCACCTCGGGCTGGCGCTCGGCACCAAGCTGCTGACCGAGAAGGGCTTCGGCATCCCGTACGAACGGCCGATCGCGCGCCTTCGTGAATTCCTCACCGCACTGCGGCAGTTGACCGACACGGGCAACGCCGACTTCCACGGCGAGCTGCTCACCGCCACGACACCGATCTCCGCGCGCGTGCCGGGGGCCGAGGGCGGCGTGCCGTTGCTCGTGGCCGCGATGGGCCCCCAGGCGCTGCGGGTCAGCGGTGAGCTGGCGGACGGGATCCTGCCGTATCTGGCAGGGCCGCGCGCGCTGAGCGAGCACATCGTTCCGGCCGTCACCTCGGCGGCCGAGGCAGCGGGGCGGCCCGCGCCCCGGATCGTCGCCCTGGTGTACGGCGTGGTCACCGACGACGCGGACGCCGTACGGGAGAAGGCCGCCGAGCAGCTCTCGTTCTACGAGCAGTTCCCGTCCTACGCACGGGCCATCGAGCTCTCCGGGGGACAGCGGGCCGTCGACGTCGCGGTGATCGGCGACGAGGAGGAGGTCGCCGCCGAGGTGCGGCGCTACCGGGACGCCGGGGCGACGGAGGTGGTGTTCGCGGGCACGGAGATCGCCGGAGAGGCCGACCGCCGCCGCACCTGGGCACTGCTGGGGGAACTCGCCGGCTGA
- a CDS encoding LysR family transcriptional regulator, producing the protein MDLIKHVRYFVVVAEEQHFGRAAARLGMAQPSLSQRIQRLEKEFGVRLFDRTSRGAELTEGGRLVLAEARPLLERADALEGTAARVRSGAAGLLRAAVPPELDSAVVAALVGGFREGSPGVRLELRERGAQAQLAELAAGSLDAGVLRHPVDVAGLALGEVMCRPLGVVVPDDGTGTGTDTGTSTSTSTSTSTSTGPAGQLALAELTGRDLVLFPRQSGPALHDEILATCRRHGFEPGTVIAGRDPAFVTGMVLSGTAVAFAPREREVPAGAVWRALAGAPLLERLSAAWLRSRQGDPAVELFAAVVEEALAEYGGMIPVAQTVAAGRPWAPVPRLGFTV; encoded by the coding sequence ATGGACCTCATCAAGCACGTGCGGTACTTCGTGGTGGTCGCTGAGGAACAGCACTTCGGGCGGGCCGCGGCACGCCTCGGGATGGCGCAGCCGTCGCTGTCGCAGCGCATCCAGCGACTGGAGAAGGAGTTCGGGGTCAGACTCTTCGACCGCACCAGCCGGGGAGCGGAACTGACCGAGGGCGGTCGGCTGGTGCTCGCCGAGGCCCGGCCGCTGCTGGAGCGGGCCGACGCCCTGGAGGGGACGGCGGCCAGGGTGCGCAGCGGAGCGGCAGGGCTGCTGCGGGCCGCGGTGCCGCCCGAGTTGGACAGTGCGGTGGTCGCCGCGCTGGTGGGCGGGTTCCGCGAGGGCTCGCCGGGAGTCCGCCTCGAACTGCGGGAACGGGGCGCCCAGGCGCAGTTGGCGGAACTGGCGGCCGGGAGCCTGGACGCCGGAGTGCTGCGGCACCCGGTGGACGTGGCGGGCCTCGCGCTGGGCGAGGTGATGTGCCGCCCTCTCGGGGTGGTCGTCCCGGACGACGGCACCGGCACCGGCACCGACACTGGCACCAGCACCAGCACCAGCACCAGCACCAGCACCAGCACCGGTCCGGCAGGACAGCTGGCGCTCGCCGAACTCACCGGCCGTGACCTGGTGCTCTTCCCCCGGCAGTCCGGGCCCGCACTGCACGACGAGATCCTCGCCACCTGCCGCAGGCACGGTTTCGAACCCGGTACGGTGATCGCCGGCCGCGATCCCGCGTTCGTCACCGGCATGGTGCTGTCCGGTACCGCCGTCGCCTTCGCCCCGCGCGAGCGCGAGGTGCCCGCCGGAGCGGTGTGGCGCGCGCTTGCCGGGGCACCGCTCCTGGAGCGGTTGTCGGCGGCCTGGCTGCGCAGCCGCCAGGGCGACCCGGCGGTGGAACTGTTCGCTGCGGTGGTGGAAGAGGCGTTGGCCGAGTACGGAGGAATGATCCCGGTGGCACAGACCGTCGCGGCAGGGCGCCCCTGGGCGCCGGTCCCGCGCCTGGGATTCACGGTATGA
- a CDS encoding serine hydrolase, with protein MSGAATGAVRARLRAVFADAGVTGQLHALDLDSGAEVGIGADALVSTASTHKLCLAVAVRRLADAGHLDPKEQVEVPVHGRTAGGTGVAMLRDPVRMSLRDLLALALTVSDNAAADVLYDRVGLDGVNRAMAALGLTRTVAVHTGRDLLTAIDEDCGGDQARLLVDPGLTARLRVLDPERTNRSTPRELTRLLAAVWHDEACAPEGAAELRSVLAHQVWPHRLASGFPFDDVRVAGKTGTLPTLRHEVGVVEYPDGGRYAVAVFTRAARTAANQPAADAAIGTAARLAVESLRVPPRRGA; from the coding sequence ATGAGCGGGGCGGCGACCGGCGCGGTGCGCGCCCGGCTGCGCGCGGTGTTCGCGGACGCGGGCGTCACGGGCCAGCTGCACGCGCTCGACCTGGACAGCGGCGCGGAGGTGGGGATCGGCGCCGACGCCCTGGTCAGCACCGCCAGTACGCACAAGCTCTGCCTGGCCGTGGCGGTACGGCGGCTCGCCGACGCCGGGCACCTCGACCCGAAGGAACAGGTCGAGGTCCCGGTCCACGGCCGTACTGCCGGAGGCACGGGCGTGGCCATGCTCCGCGACCCGGTCCGCATGTCGCTGCGGGACCTGCTCGCCCTCGCCCTCACGGTCAGCGACAACGCGGCGGCGGACGTGCTCTACGACCGGGTCGGCCTGGACGGCGTGAACCGGGCCATGGCCGCACTCGGGCTGACCCGCACCGTGGCCGTCCACACCGGGCGCGACCTGCTCACCGCGATCGACGAGGACTGTGGCGGAGACCAGGCGCGCCTGCTGGTGGACCCCGGCCTGACCGCCCGCCTGCGCGTCTTGGACCCCGAGCGCACGAACCGCAGCACCCCGCGCGAGCTGACCCGGCTGCTCGCCGCCGTCTGGCACGACGAGGCGTGCGCGCCCGAGGGCGCGGCCGAACTGCGGTCCGTGCTCGCCCATCAGGTCTGGCCGCACCGGCTGGCGTCCGGCTTCCCCTTCGACGACGTACGAGTGGCGGGCAAGACGGGCACGCTGCCGACGCTCCGCCACGAGGTGGGCGTCGTCGAGTACCCGGACGGCGGACGCTACGCCGTCGCGGTCTTCACCCGCGCCGCCCGCACGGCCGCGAACCAGCCCGCGGCCGACGCGGCCATCGGTACGGCGGCCCGCCTCGCGGTGGAATCCCTGCGCGTGCCGCCGCGACGAGGGGCATGA